In Glandiceps talaboti chromosome 6, keGlaTala1.1, whole genome shotgun sequence, one DNA window encodes the following:
- the LOC144436258 gene encoding ATP-binding cassette sub-family D member 3-like — MAVFSKLTSKNSAIAVVGLIALYYLNQARKGKQKQKRGASAATLPLIITDKDGKKSEKAALDGVFISRMMRILRVLVPGWFTPETGYIILIALMLITRTYCDVWMISNGTAIESAIIGRDVNLFKHHLFKFIYAMPMISVVNNLLKYGLNMLKLKFRTRLTNHFYEKYLRGNTYYKMSNLDNRISNADQLLTQDSEKFCNSVVDLYSNLSKPLLDIVIYIRELTNAIGVQGPATMMGYLAVSGLILTRLRRPIGKMTVAEQKYEGEFRYVNSRLITNSEEIAFYQGGEREKRTIRQSFAKLINHLNDFVQFRFNMGFVDNIVAKYVATVVGYLVVSRPFLNLGDPRHLNSGHNELLEDYYKSGRMLVRMAQAIGRIVLAGREMTRLAGFTSRVTELITVLDDLNRGHYERTMVTTSNMGNRDSDSEDDRQPLVPGSGQVIFKDRLIKFEHVPLVTPNGDVLIKDMNFEVESGKNVLVCGPNGCGKSSLFRILGELWPLFGGKMTKPEKAKLFYIPQRPYMTLGTFRDQVIYPDTKDDMTRKGISDANLQEYLEKVQLTYLLEREGGWDIVQDWMDVLSGGEKQRIAMARVFYHKPQFAILDECTSAVSVDVEGFMYNYCKEQGITLFTVSHRRSLWKHHEYYLHMDGRGDYEYKEITDDTIEFGS; from the exons ATGGCAGTCTTCAGCAAGCTAACGTCAAAAAATTCGGCAATTGCCGTGGTCGGTTTGATCGCTCTGTATTACCTCAACCAGGCAAGGAAGGggaaacaaaaacagaagaGAGG TGCCAGTGCTGCAACTCTTCCCCTtataatcacagacaaggatGGTAAGAAGTCAGAGAAGGCTGCCCTTGATGGGGTTTTCATCAG TCGTATGATGAGGATATTACGAGTTCTTGTCCCAGGTTGGTTCACACCAGAG acTGGTTATATCATTTTAATAGCGCTTATGTTGATAACACGTACGTATTGTGATGTTTGGATGATTTCCAATGGTACAGCCATCGAAAGTGCCATTATTGGCAGAGATGTTAATTTATTTAAACACCATCTTTTTAAATTTATCTATGCAATGCCAATG ATCTCTGTTGTAAATAACTTGCTAAAG TATGGATTGAATATGTTAAAATTGAAATTCCGTACACGCCTGACAAATCATTTCTATGAGAAGTACTTAAG AGGTAATACATACTACAAGATGAGTAATTTAGATAATAGGATATCTAATGCTGATCAGCTGTTAACTCAGGATAGCGAGAAATTCTGTAATAGTGTGGTTGATCTCTACTCCAATCTTAGTAAA cCTTTACTTGACATTGTTATTTACATACGAGAGTTGACAAACGCTATTGGTGTGCAAGGTCCAGCTACTATGATGGGATACCTAGCAGTCTCTGGTCTTATTCTGACAAG ACTACGTAGACCTATTGGTAAAATGACGGTAGCAGAACAAAAATATGAGGGAGAATTCAGATATGTCAATTCCCGTCTGATTACGAACAGTGAAGAAATCGCATTTTATCAAGGTGGGGAAAGGGAGAAGAGAACGATACGACAGTCGTTTGCCAAGTTGATCAACCATCTGAACGACTTTGTACAATTTCGATTCAACATGGGTTTTGTAGACAACATAGTAGCAAAAT ACGTAGCAACTGTAGTTGGATATCTTGTTGTCAGTCGTCCTTTTCTCAATCTTGGTGACCCAAGGCATCTTAACAGTGGACACAATGAACTTCTAGAG GATTATTACAAATCAGGTCGTATGTTGGTGAGAATGGCACAAGCTATTGGAAGAATTGTACTTGCTGGTAGAGAAATGACAAGACTTGCCGG TTTTACATCCAGAGTGACAGAACTGATCACTGTACTTGATGATTTGAATAGAGGACATTATGAACGTACCATGGTAACCACATCTAACATGGGAAACAGAG ATTCAGATAGTGAAGATGACAGACAGCCATTGGTTCCTGGCAGTGGTCAAGTTATATTTAAGGACAGACTCATCAA ATTTGAACATGTCCCTCTGGTGACACCAAATGGAGATGTGTTGATCAAAGACATGAACTTTGAAGTGGAGTCTGGTAAGAATGTCCTGGTTTGTGGACCCAATGGATGCGGGAAGAGTTCTCTGTTCAGGATACTAGGAGAG CTGTGGCCATTATTTGGTGGCAAAATGACCAAACCAGAAAAAGCCAAACTGTTCTACATACCACAG AGACCCTACATGACATTAGGAACATTCCGCGATCAAGTCATCTATCCAGATACCAAGGATGACATGACCAGGAAGGGAATCAGTGATGCCAATCTGCAGGAATACCTGGAAAAA GTTCAATTAACATATTTACTAGAGAGAGAAGGAGGCTGGGACATTGTCCAAGATTGGATGGATGTACTCAGTGGAGGAGAGAAACAACGGATAGCT ATGGCCCGTGTGTTTTATCACAAACCCCAGTTTGCTATTCTGGATGAGTGTACAAGTGCTGTTAGTGTGGATGTTGAAGGTTTCATGTACAACTATTGCAAAGAACAAGGCATTACACTTTTTACTGTATCACATAGACGGTCACTATGGAAACACCATGAG TACTACCTACATATGGATGGACGTGGTGATTACGAATATAAAGAAATCACAGATGATACTATCGAGTTTGGATCATAA